The bacterium nucleotide sequence CGGGTGTCGAATTCGCGGAATTCCGCCTCGCTGGTCACCTTCTGCAGGGAGAGCATCGGGACATGGTGGCGCACCGTTCGGAAGGCCGCCGCCGGCTCGCCGCCGACCTTCTGGGTCGGCGAATCGGGCGTGACCGCCTGCGGGTACTCGGCTTCCAGCGCGCTTAAGCGATCAAACAGCCGATCGTATTCGGCGTCCGATATCTCCGGGCGATCCAGGACGTAGTAGGCATGGGCATGGTGGCGCAGCTGCCGCCGCAGATCGTCGATCTCCCGCTGGATCGCCGGGGGAATGTCGCTGGATTTGGGTCGGTTGGATGTCATCGTGGTCTGCCTATCGCCTTGGGGCTGCGATAATTCCGGTGAACGATTCTCTGGCGCCCAAGTAAAAACGCGGTGGGGGCCGGAACCGTCAAGCCGCGACCTTTGGCCAGGGCATCATTTACTGACCGGCCTATGGGCCGGTCCGGTTCGTTTACCCTTGACTGATTTGGCGTCCCGAGGGATATACGCTTGATTGTGTGCGTCCCGGTGGACACCCACCACGGGGCGACGAACAACCTACAGGGAGGGCGCGCTTGTTGGGCCTATCATCAATTCCGGGGATCCCGACCCCGGCCATCATCGGGGGCAGCATCTGGGACATTCTGGCCGGATCCAGCGGGTTTTCACTCCTGATTCTATCCGTGTTGCTGGTGCTCTCGATTGTCTCGTGGGCGGTCATCTTCCTCAAATGGCGCAGCTTCAAGCGCGTGACCGCCGACAGCGCCCGTTTCCGACTGCTGTTTCGCAAGGGGCGCCGTCTCAGCGACCGCATGACCGCGCTGTCGGCCCTGCAACACATGCCGCACTGGCGCGTGATCGATGCCGGTTATGCCGAAGCGGTCGCCTTCACCGAGCAGAACCGCGGCGTGCGCTCCGGTGACGCCGCCGGCTTCGATCTGACGCCCGAACAGAAAAAGGCGGTCTCCGACACGCTCGAGCGCGTGGCGCAGGAGGAGATCGGCCGTCTGGAAGAGTGGACGATCTTTCTGGCAACCACCGCCAACGCGTCTCCGTTCCTCGGTCTTCTGGGCACCTGCTGGGGCATCATGAATTCCTTCATGGGCATCGGCGCCACGGGGTCGGCTTCGCTGGTCGTCGTCGCCCCCGGCATCGCCGAGGCGCTGATCGCCACGGTCGTTGGGTTGGCCGCCGCCATACCCGCGGTCATCGCCTACAACTGGTGTGTCCGCCGGCTGCGGGTCATTTCCGATGACCTCTCGAATCTG carries:
- a CDS encoding MotA/TolQ/ExbB proton channel family protein; translated protein: MGLSSIPGIPTPAIIGGSIWDILAGSSGFSLLILSVLLVLSIVSWAVIFLKWRSFKRVTADSARFRLLFRKGRRLSDRMTALSALQHMPHWRVIDAGYAEAVAFTEQNRGVRSGDAAGFDLTPEQKKAVSDTLERVAQEEIGRLEEWTIFLATTANASPFLGLLGTCWGIMNSFMGIGATGSASLVVVAPGIAEALIATVVGLAAAIPAVIAYNWCVRRLRVISDDLSNLSLEFLTELTRENVRETSELSRSL